A window of Rufibacter sp. LB8 contains these coding sequences:
- a CDS encoding nucleotide exchange factor GrpE translates to MSTRAEQNPEEELNNTQSETNQATEPTASEEQTEQQNPESEETSPEGGTAEADELRDKYLRLHAEFDNFRRRTSKERLELFKTANQELMVALIPVLDDLERAQAAMKDAQDVNAVREGVELIFNKFQSLLQQKGLKAMDAVGQPFDADVHEAITQIPAPNEEMKGKVIDQVEKGYYLNDKVVRFAKVVIGA, encoded by the coding sequence ATGAGTACAAGAGCTGAACAAAATCCGGAGGAAGAACTAAACAATACCCAATCAGAAACCAACCAGGCCACTGAGCCAACGGCTTCTGAGGAACAAACCGAGCAGCAGAACCCAGAATCTGAGGAAACTTCCCCAGAAGGCGGTACCGCTGAGGCCGACGAGCTGCGCGATAAATACCTAAGACTGCACGCCGAGTTTGACAATTTCAGACGCCGCACGTCAAAAGAGCGCCTGGAGCTGTTTAAAACCGCCAACCAAGAATTGATGGTGGCCTTGATTCCGGTATTGGATGATCTGGAGCGCGCCCAAGCCGCCATGAAAGATGCGCAAGATGTGAACGCCGTGCGCGAAGGAGTGGAGCTGATTTTCAATAAATTCCAGAGCCTGTTGCAGCAGAAAGGTTTGAAAGCCATGGACGCCGTGGGCCAGCCGTTTGATGCTGATGTGCATGAGGCCATCACGCAGATTCCGGCGCCAAATGAAGAGATGAAAGGCAAAGTGATTGACCAAGTAGAGAAAGGATATTACCTCAATGACAAAGTGGTTCGCTTTGCCAAAGTGGTGATTGGAGCATAA
- a CDS encoding adenylate kinase, which yields MLNIVLFGPPGAGKGTQSQKLIEKYGLIHLSTGDLLRSEITQGTELGLKAKKLMDEGLLVPDEVVIGMIETKIADNRSAAGFIFDGFPRTVPQAEALDQLLQKYDQGISCMIALQVPEEELVKRLLLRGQTSGRPDDANEVLIQKRVQEYNTKTAAVADYYAKQSKFYAVDGIGEIEDIFAKNCEIIGACQLA from the coding sequence ATGCTGAACATCGTACTCTTCGGCCCTCCCGGGGCTGGTAAAGGCACGCAGAGCCAGAAACTCATTGAAAAATACGGACTGATTCACCTGTCTACCGGAGACCTGCTGCGCTCTGAAATCACCCAGGGCACAGAACTGGGCCTCAAAGCCAAGAAGCTCATGGATGAAGGCCTGTTGGTGCCAGACGAAGTGGTGATTGGCATGATTGAAACCAAGATTGCGGACAACCGCAGCGCCGCCGGGTTTATTTTTGACGGTTTCCCGCGCACCGTGCCGCAGGCTGAGGCCTTGGACCAACTCCTTCAGAAATATGACCAGGGCATTAGTTGCATGATTGCCTTGCAGGTGCCCGAAGAGGAACTGGTGAAACGTCTTTTGCTGCGCGGTCAGACCTCCGGGCGCCCAGATGACGCCAATGAGGTGCTGATTCAGAAGCGGGTGCAGGAATACAACACCAAGACTGCCGCCGTAGCCGACTACTACGCCAAACAAAGTAAATTCTACGCCGTGGACGGCATTGGCGAAATTGAAGATATCTTCGCTAAAAACTGCGAAATCATTGGCGCTTGCCAGCTGGCCTAG
- the dinB gene encoding DNA polymerase IV: MRKIIHIDMDAFYASVEQRDNPALRGKPVAVGGTKARGVVAAASYEARQFGVYSAMPSSTALRKCPTLIMVPTRFEVYQQVSRQIREIFLRYTDLVEPLSLDEAYLDVTENKQNLKSAMFIAQRIKHEIYQETRLTASAGVSFNKFLAKVASGQNKPDGLTVVLPQDAEAFVEALPIEKFYGIGDVTAAKMKQLGIHFGADLKERTEVDLRRHFGKSGSYFFQIARAQDERPVEPNRIRKSIGSERTFQNDLETEEEMLPELCKLAGEVAYDLHRLEAAGKTVTLKLKYHDFTLNTRSKTFFSTIREEDMLLEIAAELLHTPHFPAKPIRLLGITVSTLTYGNHQSGQLSFPF, encoded by the coding sequence GTGCGCAAAATCATCCACATAGACATGGACGCTTTTTATGCGTCAGTGGAGCAGCGGGACAACCCGGCGCTGCGCGGAAAACCGGTGGCCGTGGGCGGCACCAAGGCCCGGGGCGTGGTGGCGGCGGCCAGTTATGAAGCACGGCAATTTGGAGTGTATTCGGCCATGCCCAGCTCCACGGCGTTGCGCAAATGCCCTACTCTGATCATGGTGCCTACGCGGTTTGAGGTATACCAGCAGGTGTCTCGGCAGATTCGTGAGATTTTCCTTCGGTACACAGACTTGGTGGAGCCGCTATCTCTGGATGAAGCCTACCTGGACGTGACGGAGAACAAGCAGAACCTGAAATCTGCCATGTTCATAGCGCAGCGCATTAAGCACGAAATTTACCAGGAAACCAGGTTGACGGCTTCGGCGGGCGTGTCGTTCAACAAGTTTTTGGCAAAGGTAGCCTCGGGCCAGAACAAGCCCGACGGCCTCACGGTGGTCTTGCCGCAAGACGCCGAAGCCTTTGTAGAAGCCCTGCCCATTGAGAAATTCTACGGCATTGGCGACGTGACTGCCGCCAAGATGAAACAACTGGGCATCCATTTCGGGGCCGATTTAAAAGAAAGAACCGAAGTGGATTTGCGTCGCCATTTTGGGAAGAGCGGTTCTTACTTTTTCCAGATTGCCCGCGCCCAGGATGAGAGGCCCGTGGAGCCCAACCGCATTAGAAAAAGCATTGGATCAGAGCGTACCTTCCAAAACGACCTGGAAACCGAAGAGGAAATGCTGCCGGAGCTTTGCAAACTGGCGGGCGAAGTGGCCTATGACTTGCACCGCCTGGAAGCCGCCGGCAAAACCGTCACGCTCAAGCTCAAATACCATGATTTCACCTTGAATACGCGCAGCAAGACATTTTTCTCTACCATTCGGGAAGAAGACATGCTCCTGGAGATTGCCGCCGAACTGCTGCACACACCCCACTTCCCGGCCAAACCCATCCGGCTCCTGGGCATCACGGTGTCTACCTTAACCTACGGCAACCACCAAAGCGGGCAGTTGTCTTTTCCGTTTTAA
- a CDS encoding Tex family protein — protein MSDIHFKKIAAELQVNQKQVEATVALLDEGATVPFIARYRKEVTGTLDEVAIAAIRDRIEQLRDLDKRRESILKSLKDQEKLTPELEAQVLAAETMAVLEDIYLPYKPKRRTRATIAREKGLEPLAQRLFEQANFDIQSEAATFISEEKEVKDSEEALAGARDIIAEWVNENPEARASIRNLFERKGVFKARVIPGKEEEGQKYKDYFEWDEPIEKAPSHRILAMRRGEKEYVLMLDAQPEEEAAIAVLERQFVTGHNAASEQVKLAIKESYKRMLRLNMETEVRLSSKKRADEEAIRVFADNLRPMLLAAPLGQKRVLAVDPGFRTGCKVVALDEQGKLLHYEAIFPHNGAGQAKTAEQQVMVMCHKYQIEAIAIGNGTASRETETFVRNIGLPKEIAVVMVNESGASIYSASDVAREEFPDQDITVRGAVSIGRRLMDPLAELVKLDPKSIGVGQYQHDVDQNALKHSLDDVVMSCVNAVGVEVNTASKQLLTYVSGLGPQLAQNIVDYRNQNGPFKTRNELRKVARLGDKAFEQAAGFLRIHGGKHPLDGSAVHPERYALVEQMAKDVNATVEELIKNAELRKQIDLKKYVSETVGLPTLQDILSELAKPGRDPRESYEAFSFTEGVNEIKDLRQGMKLPGIITNITAFGAFVDVGVHQDGLVHVSHLSDRFVSNPHEVVKVGQKVEVTVLEVEESRKRIALSMKSDPQASTPRASRGTNDRNRPVNASSNSSKREAPVEEEDMATKLNKLKNMFR, from the coding sequence ATGTCAGACATACATTTCAAGAAAATTGCCGCGGAACTCCAGGTTAACCAGAAGCAGGTAGAGGCCACCGTGGCCTTGCTAGATGAGGGAGCCACCGTGCCGTTTATCGCCCGTTACCGCAAAGAAGTCACCGGAACTCTGGACGAAGTGGCCATCGCCGCCATCCGGGACCGAATAGAACAGCTCAGGGACTTGGACAAGCGCCGCGAAAGCATTTTAAAATCGCTGAAAGACCAGGAAAAACTCACGCCAGAGTTGGAGGCCCAGGTTTTGGCTGCTGAGACCATGGCCGTGCTGGAAGATATTTACCTGCCCTACAAACCCAAACGCCGCACCCGCGCCACCATCGCCCGCGAAAAAGGACTGGAGCCGCTGGCGCAGCGCTTGTTTGAACAGGCCAACTTTGATATTCAGTCAGAAGCCGCCACGTTCATCAGTGAGGAGAAGGAAGTGAAAGATTCTGAGGAAGCCTTGGCCGGTGCCCGTGACATCATAGCCGAATGGGTGAACGAAAACCCCGAGGCCCGCGCCAGCATCCGGAATCTGTTTGAGCGGAAAGGTGTGTTCAAAGCGCGCGTGATTCCGGGCAAAGAAGAGGAGGGCCAGAAATACAAAGACTATTTTGAGTGGGACGAACCCATTGAGAAAGCACCTTCTCACCGCATTTTGGCCATGCGCCGCGGCGAAAAAGAATACGTCTTGATGCTGGACGCCCAACCCGAGGAAGAAGCCGCCATTGCCGTGTTGGAGCGCCAGTTTGTGACCGGCCACAACGCCGCCTCCGAGCAGGTGAAACTGGCCATTAAAGAAAGTTACAAGCGAATGCTGCGCCTCAACATGGAAACCGAGGTTCGCTTATCTTCCAAGAAACGCGCCGATGAAGAAGCAATACGGGTTTTCGCTGATAACTTAAGACCTATGTTGCTGGCGGCTCCGCTGGGGCAGAAGCGCGTCTTAGCCGTTGACCCGGGCTTTAGAACCGGCTGTAAAGTAGTGGCGCTGGATGAACAAGGCAAATTGCTGCACTACGAAGCTATTTTCCCGCATAACGGCGCCGGTCAGGCCAAAACCGCCGAGCAGCAGGTGATGGTCATGTGCCACAAATACCAGATTGAAGCCATCGCCATTGGGAACGGGACCGCCAGCCGTGAGACCGAAACGTTTGTGCGGAATATCGGCTTGCCGAAAGAAATTGCCGTGGTGATGGTGAACGAAAGCGGTGCGTCTATTTATTCAGCCTCAGACGTGGCCCGCGAGGAATTCCCAGACCAGGATATTACCGTGCGTGGCGCCGTTTCCATTGGTAGAAGATTAATGGACCCTTTGGCGGAATTGGTGAAACTGGACCCGAAATCAATAGGGGTAGGTCAGTACCAGCATGACGTGGACCAAAACGCCTTGAAACACAGCCTGGATGATGTGGTGATGAGCTGCGTGAATGCCGTTGGCGTGGAAGTAAATACTGCCAGCAAGCAACTCTTGACCTACGTTTCCGGCCTTGGTCCGCAACTGGCGCAGAACATTGTGGACTACCGCAACCAGAACGGCCCGTTCAAAACCAGAAATGAACTCCGCAAAGTAGCCCGCCTGGGCGACAAAGCCTTTGAACAAGCCGCCGGTTTCCTGCGCATACATGGCGGAAAGCACCCATTAGATGGCAGCGCGGTGCACCCGGAGCGTTATGCGTTGGTAGAGCAAATGGCGAAAGACGTGAACGCCACCGTAGAGGAACTGATTAAAAACGCAGAACTCCGCAAGCAGATTGACCTCAAGAAGTACGTGTCTGAGACCGTTGGTTTGCCCACGCTGCAAGACATTCTAAGCGAGTTGGCCAAACCCGGCCGTGACCCGCGCGAAAGCTACGAGGCCTTCAGCTTCACCGAGGGTGTGAACGAAATCAAAGACCTGCGCCAGGGCATGAAACTACCGGGCATCATCACCAACATCACGGCCTTCGGGGCGTTTGTGGACGTTGGGGTACACCAGGATGGATTGGTACACGTGAGTCACTTGTCAGACCGCTTTGTGAGTAATCCGCATGAAGTAGTGAAAGTGGGGCAGAAGGTAGAGGTGACCGTGCTGGAAGTAGAGGAAAGTCGCAAGCGCATTGCCTTGTCCATGAAGTCAGACCCGCAGGCCTCCACGCCGCGCGCTAGCCGTGGAACCAATGACCGCAACCGTCCCGTCAACGCCAGCAGCAACAGTAGCAAACGCGAAGCACCCGTGGAAGAGGAAGACATGGCCACCAAGCTGAACAAGCTGAAAAACATGTTTCGGTAA
- a CDS encoding iron-sulfur cluster assembly accessory protein — translation MESTKIKIAPITLTERALHEVKVIMQDKSVPTEYGLRIGVQGGGCSGMSYLLGFDKAKDADEIYELDGVQLIMDKKHGMYVMGMEVDFQDGLNARGFVFNNPTAKSTCGCGTSFSA, via the coding sequence ATGGAAAGCACAAAAATAAAAATAGCTCCTATTACCCTCACTGAGCGTGCCCTGCACGAAGTGAAAGTGATTATGCAAGATAAAAGCGTACCCACTGAGTACGGCTTACGCATTGGCGTGCAAGGCGGCGGTTGCTCCGGCATGTCTTACCTGCTGGGCTTTGACAAGGCCAAGGACGCCGATGAAATCTATGAACTGGACGGCGTGCAGTTGATTATGGACAAAAAACACGGCATGTACGTGATGGGCATGGAAGTGGACTTCCAGGATGGCCTGAACGCCCGCGGCTTTGTGTTCAACAACCCCACCGCCAAAAGCACCTGCGGCTGCGGAACCTCGTTCTCCGCGTAA
- a CDS encoding ABC transporter ATP-binding protein — translation MQPILQIQGVSKRYEAHQALNQVSFDVPQGSIFGLLGPNGAGKTSLIRIIAQITGPDEGQVLFEGQPLQPHHIQQIGYLPEERGLYKKMKVGEQLVYLARLRGLTKPDAIQKIKAWAERLDLTTWLTKNVEDLSKGMQQKVQFIASVLHEPKLLILDEPFSGFDPVNANIIKDEILKLREQGCTIIFSTHRMESVEQLCDDIVLINRSQKVLEGSVRDVQNRFRTKTFHVAGTGQLLITSPDFKVLEQHQNGPEFTAEVQLENNAGPNDLLRYLIERVEVQLLQEKVPSIHDIFVKTVTQPTNG, via the coding sequence TTGCAACCCATTCTACAAATACAAGGCGTGAGCAAACGCTATGAGGCGCACCAGGCGTTGAACCAGGTTTCCTTTGATGTGCCGCAGGGCAGCATCTTCGGGTTGCTGGGGCCCAACGGCGCAGGAAAGACCTCGCTTATCAGAATTATCGCCCAGATTACCGGTCCAGATGAAGGCCAGGTGTTGTTTGAGGGCCAACCTCTGCAGCCGCACCACATTCAGCAGATTGGGTATTTGCCCGAGGAGCGCGGACTCTACAAGAAAATGAAAGTGGGCGAGCAATTGGTGTATTTGGCGCGTTTGCGCGGCCTTACTAAGCCAGACGCCATCCAGAAAATAAAGGCCTGGGCCGAACGCTTGGACCTCACCACCTGGCTCACCAAAAACGTGGAAGACCTGTCAAAAGGCATGCAGCAGAAGGTGCAGTTTATTGCCAGCGTGTTGCATGAACCCAAGTTGCTGATTCTGGACGAACCTTTCTCGGGGTTTGACCCCGTGAACGCCAACATCATCAAAGACGAAATCCTGAAACTGCGCGAGCAGGGCTGCACCATCATTTTCTCTACGCACCGCATGGAGTCTGTGGAACAGCTCTGCGATGACATTGTGCTCATCAACCGAAGCCAGAAAGTACTGGAAGGAAGCGTGCGCGACGTGCAGAACAGGTTCAGGACCAAAACGTTTCACGTGGCGGGTACGGGGCAACTTCTCATAACTTCGCCTGATTTCAAGGTGCTGGAACAACACCAGAATGGGCCCGAATTTACGGCCGAAGTGCAGTTAGAGAACAACGCCGGCCCAAATGACTTGCTTCGGTACCTGATTGAGCGGGTAGAGGTGCAGTTGTTGCAGGAGAAAGTGCCCAGCATTCATGATATTTTTGTAAAGACCGTAACCCAGCCCACCAATGGATAA
- a CDS encoding ABC transporter permease produces the protein MDKIWLVFQREYLVRVRKKSFIVMTILGPLLMAMIMILPAALFMMSDDAKVIQVLDESTLFGDKLVSNADFKFVPVKGPLEAAKEKYLASEDAALLYIPQIDLNQPKGIQLYSQKSVSMTLISSLQKHVKQEVEAIKFAKSGIDQAVLDKIKVKVAIDTVNLSAEGEKSSNVGVTSIAGFLGAFMIYLFIFIYGAQIMRGVIEEKTSRILEIMVSSVKPFQLMAGKIMGIAAVGLTQFLLWIVLSSAIYAGVSSTFELDRFSGAQIGQTVEQMDNERDISQAQQINQVMNGLDNLNVPLLVGGFLFYFLGGYLLYGAMFGAVGAAVDSETDSQQFMMPITIPLILSFIVAQTIIMKDPNGTVAFWMSMIPLTSPIVMMLRLPFGVPDWELALSMFLLILGFVGTIWVAARIYRVGILMYGKKITYRELSKWLFYKG, from the coding sequence ATGGATAAGATTTGGTTAGTGTTTCAGCGCGAATACCTGGTGCGCGTTCGCAAGAAAAGTTTTATTGTCATGACCATTCTGGGGCCGCTGCTCATGGCCATGATCATGATTTTGCCGGCTGCCCTGTTCATGATGTCTGATGACGCCAAGGTGATTCAGGTACTGGATGAAAGCACTTTGTTCGGCGACAAGCTGGTGTCTAATGCTGACTTCAAGTTTGTGCCCGTGAAAGGACCGCTGGAAGCCGCCAAGGAAAAATACCTGGCCTCAGAAGACGCCGCCTTGCTCTACATTCCGCAGATTGACTTAAACCAGCCCAAAGGCATACAGCTGTACTCACAGAAAAGCGTGAGCATGACCTTGATTTCCTCTTTGCAGAAGCATGTGAAGCAGGAAGTAGAGGCCATTAAATTCGCGAAATCTGGCATTGACCAGGCCGTGTTAGATAAAATAAAGGTGAAGGTGGCCATTGACACCGTGAACCTGAGTGCCGAAGGTGAGAAAAGCAGCAACGTGGGCGTGACTTCCATTGCCGGTTTTCTGGGCGCGTTCATGATTTACCTGTTCATCTTCATCTACGGGGCCCAGATCATGCGTGGCGTGATAGAAGAAAAGACCAGCCGAATTCTGGAAATCATGGTCTCCTCGGTGAAGCCATTCCAGCTCATGGCGGGCAAAATCATGGGCATTGCGGCGGTGGGACTCACGCAGTTTTTGCTCTGGATTGTGCTGTCATCGGCTATTTACGCGGGTGTTTCCTCCACGTTTGAGCTGGACCGATTCTCTGGCGCGCAGATTGGCCAAACCGTGGAACAGATGGACAACGAGCGCGACATCAGCCAGGCCCAACAGATCAACCAGGTCATGAATGGCCTGGACAACCTGAACGTGCCGCTGCTCGTGGGCGGTTTCCTGTTTTATTTCCTGGGGGGCTATCTGCTGTACGGTGCTATGTTCGGGGCCGTGGGCGCCGCCGTTGACAGTGAAACCGATAGCCAGCAGTTCATGATGCCTATCACCATTCCGCTTATTCTTTCCTTTATTGTGGCGCAGACTATTATCATGAAAGACCCCAACGGCACCGTGGCCTTCTGGATGTCCATGATTCCGTTGACGTCTCCCATTGTCATGATGCTGCGCCTGCCGTTTGGCGTGCCCGACTGGGAACTGGCCCTTTCTATGTTCCTGTTAATCCTCGGGTTTGTGGGCACTATCTGGGTGGCAGCGCGCATTTACCGCGTGGGCATTCTCATGTACGGCAAGAAAATCACTTACCGCGAACTGTCTAAATGGCTGTTCTATAAAGGCTGA
- the obgE gene encoding GTPase ObgE, with product MSGSNFIDYVKICCRSGHGGAGSSHLHRDKKTAHGGPDGGDGGRGGHIILKGNSQLWTLLHLQYQKHVIAENGGNGGPSHSSGPYGKDIILEVPIGTVARDVETGEIKAEITEHGQTAIITPGGRGGLGNAHFKSPTNQTPQYAQPGEEGREEWTILELKLLADVGLVGFPNAGKSTLLSVVSAATPKIANYAFTTLVPNLGVVAYRDYKSFVMADIPGIIEGASEGKGLGIRFLKHIERNSILLFMISVESPDIAAEYEILVNELRTYNPELLHKERLLAITKTDLIDDELEAEMRETLPKDLPTIFISSMINKNIMQLKDMIWKALNQA from the coding sequence ATGTCAGGTTCAAACTTCATAGATTACGTTAAGATTTGCTGTCGCTCAGGGCACGGCGGGGCCGGTTCCAGCCACTTGCACCGCGACAAGAAAACCGCGCACGGCGGGCCAGACGGTGGTGACGGCGGCCGCGGCGGGCACATCATCCTGAAAGGCAACTCCCAACTCTGGACCTTGCTGCACTTGCAGTACCAAAAGCACGTAATTGCTGAAAACGGCGGAAATGGCGGCCCCAGCCACTCCAGCGGTCCCTATGGCAAAGACATCATCCTGGAAGTCCCCATTGGCACCGTGGCTCGTGACGTAGAGACCGGTGAAATTAAAGCTGAAATCACGGAGCACGGCCAAACGGCCATCATCACGCCCGGCGGAAGGGGCGGTTTAGGCAACGCTCACTTTAAATCGCCTACCAACCAAACGCCGCAGTACGCCCAACCCGGGGAAGAAGGCCGCGAGGAATGGACCATTCTGGAACTGAAACTGCTCGCCGATGTGGGCTTGGTTGGATTCCCAAATGCCGGTAAATCCACGCTGCTGTCGGTAGTGTCGGCGGCTACGCCGAAGATTGCCAATTACGCGTTCACCACCTTGGTGCCTAATCTAGGAGTAGTAGCCTACCGCGATTACAAATCCTTCGTGATGGCCGATATTCCGGGAATCATTGAAGGTGCCTCTGAAGGAAAAGGCCTGGGGATCAGGTTCTTGAAGCACATTGAGCGAAATTCTATCCTGCTGTTCATGATTTCGGTGGAGAGCCCAGACATAGCCGCCGAATACGAGATTCTGGTGAATGAGTTGAGAACTTACAACCCAGAGCTGCTCCACAAAGAACGTCTGCTGGCCATCACCAAGACAGATTTGATTGACGATGAACTGGAAGCCGAGATGCGCGAAACCTTACCCAAAGACCTACCCACCATTTTCATCTCCAGCATGATCAACAAGAACATCATGCAACTCAAAGACATGATCTGGAAAGCGTTGAACCAAGCGTAA
- the dnaJ gene encoding molecular chaperone DnaJ, protein MATKRDYYEVLGVAKGAQPDEIKKAYRKIAIKFHPDKNPDDPTAEDKFKEAAEAYEVLSDEQKRQRYDQFGHQGVNGGGGFGGGGMNMEDIFSQFGDIFGGGGGGGFESFFGGGQRGGKRMRKGSNLRIKLKLNLEEVAKGVEKKIKVKRYESCQVCDGNGSKNGSALQTCGTCQGQGQVKRVVNTMLGQMVSSSTCPTCHGEGKMVTQKCDACHGEGRQLREEVISINVPAGVADGMQLSMSGKGNVPERGGIPGDLLIQIEEEHHATLRRDGNNIMFEQYVSFVDATLGASVEVPTIEGKVKIKVDPGTQSGKILRLRGKGIPDINGYGRGDQLIHINVWTPKAVNSEERQILEKLRDSQNFTPNPGKNEKGFFEKMKEYFQ, encoded by the coding sequence ATGGCAACCAAGAGAGATTATTATGAAGTGCTGGGCGTGGCCAAAGGGGCACAACCGGATGAAATCAAGAAGGCGTACCGCAAAATCGCCATCAAGTTTCACCCAGATAAAAACCCCGATGACCCTACTGCTGAGGACAAGTTCAAGGAAGCCGCAGAGGCTTATGAAGTTCTTAGCGACGAGCAGAAACGTCAGCGCTATGACCAGTTTGGGCACCAGGGCGTGAACGGCGGCGGCGGCTTCGGCGGTGGTGGCATGAACATGGAAGACATTTTCTCCCAGTTCGGCGACATCTTCGGCGGTGGCGGCGGAGGCGGCTTTGAGAGCTTCTTTGGGGGCGGTCAGCGTGGCGGCAAACGCATGCGGAAAGGCAGCAACCTACGCATCAAACTCAAACTCAACCTGGAGGAAGTAGCCAAAGGCGTTGAGAAAAAGATAAAAGTAAAGCGCTATGAATCTTGCCAGGTCTGCGACGGAAACGGTTCTAAAAACGGTTCTGCGTTGCAAACCTGCGGCACCTGCCAGGGCCAGGGCCAGGTAAAACGCGTGGTGAATACCATGCTGGGCCAAATGGTTTCCAGCAGCACTTGCCCTACCTGCCACGGCGAAGGCAAAATGGTGACCCAGAAATGTGACGCCTGCCACGGTGAAGGTCGTCAGTTGCGCGAGGAAGTTATTTCCATTAATGTACCTGCGGGTGTGGCCGATGGCATGCAGCTTTCCATGAGCGGCAAAGGCAACGTGCCCGAGCGCGGCGGCATACCGGGTGATTTATTGATTCAGATTGAGGAAGAGCACCACGCAACCTTGCGGCGCGACGGCAACAACATCATGTTTGAGCAGTACGTGAGCTTTGTAGATGCTACTTTAGGCGCCAGTGTGGAAGTACCTACCATTGAAGGCAAAGTGAAAATCAAAGTAGACCCCGGTACACAATCTGGCAAAATTCTTCGCTTGCGCGGAAAAGGAATTCCAGACATCAACGGTTATGGCCGCGGCGACCAACTGATCCACATCAACGTCTGGACGCCTAAGGCCGTGAATTCTGAGGAACGCCAAATCCTGGAAAAACTCAGAGACAGCCAGAACTTCACCCCAAACCCCGGCAAAAATGAAAAAGGCTTCTTCGAGAAAATGAAGGAGTACTTTCAATAG
- a CDS encoding DUF3667 domain-containing protein gives MVQETILQDTLLQDVALPKKADTPAAHPEHCANCQEMKHGHFCSSCGAETVNPHHELSFKHFLGHSLHEVTHIENSKVGKTLWALLFKPGQLTLDYFAGKKIRYLSPLRIFLLIFALSVFAYSFSETNRLYDVELINKMDTTGAFNAQLDRLAADHKVERPVLVQQMNQTWQRYVSWSQFSYVLVMGLMLKLVYQKRYFVEHVIFSFHFISFSLLFAVLLWPAYYLVGIGASTANSLLSLVNVVIAGGYLVFALKRMYGQSWKRTGAKVFLLLLGYYTTSSLVYLVAMVFAIASAK, from the coding sequence ATGGTGCAAGAAACAATTTTACAAGACACGCTGCTGCAGGATGTGGCATTGCCGAAAAAAGCCGACACCCCGGCAGCCCACCCGGAACATTGCGCCAATTGCCAGGAGATGAAGCACGGGCATTTCTGTTCTAGCTGCGGGGCCGAAACCGTGAACCCGCACCATGAACTTTCTTTCAAGCATTTCCTGGGTCATTCTTTGCATGAAGTCACGCACATTGAGAACTCCAAGGTTGGCAAAACCCTGTGGGCGCTGCTGTTCAAACCCGGCCAGTTGACGCTTGATTATTTTGCCGGAAAGAAGATACGTTACCTAAGCCCTCTGCGCATTTTCCTGTTGATTTTTGCCCTGAGTGTGTTTGCGTATTCATTCTCAGAAACTAACCGGCTCTATGACGTGGAACTCATCAACAAAATGGATACCACCGGCGCGTTCAATGCGCAGCTGGACCGTTTAGCCGCTGACCATAAAGTGGAAAGACCCGTTCTGGTCCAGCAGATGAACCAAACCTGGCAGCGGTATGTGTCCTGGAGTCAGTTTAGTTACGTGTTGGTTATGGGCTTGATGCTTAAGTTGGTGTACCAGAAGCGATATTTTGTGGAGCACGTCATTTTCTCCTTCCACTTCATTTCTTTCTCCTTGCTGTTTGCCGTATTGCTTTGGCCGGCTTATTATTTAGTGGGCATTGGCGCCAGCACCGCCAACTCCTTGCTGTCCCTGGTCAACGTGGTGATTGCGGGCGGATATCTGGTCTTTGCCCTGAAGCGTATGTACGGGCAATCCTGGAAACGCACTGGGGCCAAAGTATTTCTGCTCCTACTTGGTTATTACACCACCAGTTCCTTGGTGTACCTGGTGGCTATGGTTTTTGCTATTGCTTCCGCTAAATAA